In Pieris rapae chromosome 24, ilPieRapa1.1, whole genome shotgun sequence, a single window of DNA contains:
- the LOC111003781 gene encoding endocuticle structural glycoprotein SgAbd-1, whose protein sequence is MKVLFALLMLTLVTQSQGHVIVRNDFDSPGADGSYRWAFQTDGGIYHEQRGSLQPAASGVPALVVEGQYQYTAPDGQLIHVFYRADENGFQPKLSKQ, encoded by the exons TTGACATTAGTGACTCAATCGCAGGGACATGTGATAGTGCGAAACGATTTTGACAGTCCAGGCGCAGATGGTTCCTACCGATGGGCGTTTCAGACAG ATGGTGGTATATACCACGAGCAGCGAGGGTCTCTCCAGCCTGCTGCCTCCGGAGTACCAGCTCTGGTTGTAGAAGGACAGTACCAGTACACCGCTCCAGATGGACAG tTGATCCACGTATTCTACCGAGCAGATGAAAACGGATTCCAGCCAAAACTCTCTAAGCAATGA